The Planktothrix agardhii NIES-204 genomic interval ATAGCGATCGCATTGCTTGTAACCTGACTGGAAATCCTAATGCTTTAAGTCGTGCGTTGTTAAAAATAACGATGAAATTATCCCAAACTATTCAAAATCAAGGACAAACTAACTTTATCTTAGAATCTTTCGATAGATTGATTCCGATTAATCATCAACAAGCTTTAACCTTTGGTAGTTTAACAGCTTACAGATCAATCAATTCTTTATTAACCTGGGATTTAACTAATTGTTACACCCCCGAATTAACCTTAAATCAATCCCATCCCCTAATCGGAGAACGCTTAAAAATCCTCGGTCTTTATGCGAATTATTGGAAATTAGAACCCGAATTTGATCTATCGAATATTACCCCAGCTAAACCCCCCAAATTACTCACCAACAATTCCCCATTATTACTACAAGGAGCACCGTTTTTTGGTATTCCCGCCGGAATGATCATTGGGGGAATCATTTGGTTAATGGGAGGAGTTTGTTCTCTTTTAGGACTATGGCAGTTAGAATGGTTATGGGGAGACTATTGGATTATGGCAGGTTCAATTACCATTGGTTGTGGTTTAGGTATTTTAACTCGGATTAATTATTTTTTTCCTGAAATCAAACCCCCTAATATTTTAAATCAACCTAACTTATCAGATTTGGTGAGCAACCCCCAGACTATTCCCGTTGATAGTCAACCGATTTGTTTAAGGGGTCAACTCCTCGGTCGAAGGGGTTTAAGAAATACCTTTGCTCAAGATTTAATCCTACAAACCCCAAGCGGAATTATCAAACTCCATTATCTCCCCGAAAAAACCCCCCTGACCAATTTTTTGCCTAGAATTCGTCATCCCCATGAATTAATCACTCAAAATATTAAGGTAACGGGATGGTGGCGACGGGGGGCGATACCTTGGGTGGATGTGGAAACCTTAGAAACCTCCGATTCTAGGACAGTGCTACGAGGCGGACATCCCCTGTGGTCAACGATTTTAGCCGTTATTCTAACCCTATCGGGGGTTTATCTAGCATCTCAAGGAGGCTGGTAAAAAGAAGTTGATCCAGAAAGATTGCTTTTTTTGACCGATTAGTGATACATTCTTTAACCAAAGAGTCAAAACAACCTTATTCCTTTTTGGATAGAGTTATTCTGATTACTCTGTTGATGAAAGTTCAGAAAGTTTGCCAAATCAAATACAAAAATCTTGGCAGAACCCTAGAACTATGTTCCATGATGTGCTATCCTAGGGATTGTCTTATGATGATCCGGTACTGGAAAACCCAATAGCAAAGGTTCTAGGTTCCATTCAATAGCCTGACTAATACGAGGCGAAGCAGCAACTTAAAGAAGTGATCCAATTTTTGTTGAATGCTGTAATCAACTATTGGCAATGCAAAGTCAGGAAGTTAACATCCGGTGAGTTAACTTTATATGGTTTTAGCTATAGGAAGTTAAATCTATTTTTGAACACAGAGATAACAAGACTCTATAGCATTAAGTTTTGACAGATGGCAAAAAGTTTACAAGACAACCTAGCAAACCCGCTTTCCCTACATGATAAGTTCAACATGGAGAGAATAATAGGACTTTATCTTAATTTTAAGATGAAGTTGGTTGTTGAGTTTAATTTAACCAACCCAAGTGCTGATGGCTTGGGGGTTGATCCTCAACTTGTGTTTTTAAACGACACAGGTTGGGGATGATTTCGTTTACTTATTTTTCATTTAACTTGGAGGTTCTACTTATGTCCGTTCGTCTTTATATTGGTAATCTTCCTAAAGAATTGGAACGCAAAGAATTACAAGATGTCTTTGCAGAAGAAGGAGATACCGTTTCTGCTAAGGTGATTACCGATCGCAAAACTGGCAAATGTCGGGGTTTTGGATTTGTAACGGTGCAGACTGATGAAGTCGCGGATCAAATTGTTGAGAAATATAATGGGGTAATGTTTAGAGAAAATGCTCTAAAAATAGAGAAAGCATTACCTCGGAAAAAAGGAAAAGGTGACGGTGTTGGTGAGGGTGAAAACGGTGGGGAAGATGATCAGCCCCAACAACAGCAACAGCCAGTTCAACAACCGATTAAATCATCGGGTAATATGCCTAAAAGTGGCGGTAGTGGTAAAAACCGGAATAAAAAATCTAAGCATTCTTCCGGGGGTCAAACTTCTACATCGAGAACTAGCGGTGATGATTCCTTCCAACCCGATCCTCGTTGGGCTAATGAATTAGAAAAACTCAAACAAATTCTAGCTGCCCAAGCCGCCAATCCTTAATTTTATTGGCTTTTTTGGAATAAGAATGAACCCGCCTGAATCAATATTGAGGGGGGTTCTTTTTATTGAAGTCAATTAGAAATATTTTTTTCAGTGGAAATAATTAATTTTCTAATATTACAATACAGTATATCTGCATTGCTTTTCAGTAGGGAAAGATGTGATTATAGAAGTTGTTACAGTTAGTATTTAATGAACTGTTGAGCATTTAAACTGCATATTTTAGAGGCTGAAACCCCTTATTGGCTTGGACAGCCTCGAAAATTTAGATAATTAACAGCTTACTAATTATTAATATTTAAAAATTTGTATAATGGAGGTTCTTCTTCATATTTAGAAGAAGGTGAATCTTTTTTGCACTCTCCAACGCTGCTTTTAACTGCGTTGCATCCCGACCGCCAGCTTGTGCTAAATTTGGTGTTAGGTTTTGTTAACAATATCTACCTAAAAACTTAAATTTTAGCACCCGCTACTAACTGAGCCACTAATGGTTGATCTGTTGATAACTGACTCACAGCTAATACAGAAAACCCTAATAAATTTCCGGCTTCATCCACTCGTTCCATAATCGCATCATTATCGGTTTCTCGCATATAACCCGGTTGATCCGAAAATAAAACTTCTAAAAAATCGCCTTCTTTATCAAAATAAACTTTTACAGTTGAGGCCATAGTTGCTATCCTTTCTAAATCTAAAAATATAAAAAGCCCCTCTCCTAGCAGGGGAGGGGTTAACTTAACTTATTTCAACCCATCAACTAACTGAATTTTTGCACTTTCCAACGCTGCTTTTAACTGCGTTGCATCCCGACCGCCAGCTTGCGCTAAATTCGGACGTCCGCCACCACCACCGCCACAAATTTTGGCAATACCACCGATAAATTTACCCGCTTGTAAGCCTTTATTATTAACAGTTTTACTGAACGCCACCACAAAATTAACCTTACCATCTGTTGTAGCTGAACCCAAAACAACAGCACTTTCTCCTAACTTTTGTTGTAGCCTTTCTGCGGCGGTTTTTAAGGATTCTGCATCGGCATCATGGAGTTCTGCTACAATTAATTTAAACTCACCAATGGTTTCAGCAGTGGTTAATAATTGTTGGGAATTGGCGATCGCTAATTCCGCTTTAACTGCTTCTAATTGTTTCTGAGTTGCTTTTAACTCCTGTTGTAAATTAGTAATACGTTCGGGAAGTTCTTCGGGTTTAGCTTTAAAGCGATCGCCTAATTCCTTAACCACCGTATCCCGTACTTTCAAATAATCTAAAACTGATTGTCCTGCTACGGCTTCTATGCGTCGAATTCCTGATGCAATTCCCGTTTCAGAAATAATCTTAAATAGACCTATTTCGGCGGTATTACTAACATGAATTCCCCCGCATAATTCCATCGAAACCCCGGAATAATCGACCACCCGCACAATATCAGAATATTTCTCTCCAAACATGGCGATCGCACCTTTAGCTTTAGCGGCTTCGATCGCCATTTCTGCAATAACCGCCGGATGTGCTTCGGTGATCCAACTATTAACTTGATCTTCAATTTGTTGCAATTCTTCAGAGGTTAACCCCTTGGGAGAATTAAAATCAAATCGTAAACGCTCAAAATCCACTAAAGAACCCGCTTGAGAAATTGAGGGATCTACTATTAATTTTAACGCTGATTGTAACAAATGAGTTGCGGTATGATTAGCTTGGGCGCGACGACGACAGGCGCGATCAATTTGGGCAGTTAAGGTCATTCCTGGGGTAACTATTCCCCGTTCAATGCGTCCAAAATGGATGAAAATATTAGATTCTTTTTTAACATCTTCGATCTGAATTACGGTATCACCATAACTTAAATAACCGCGATCGCCAATTTGTCCCCCAGACTCGGCATA includes:
- the alaS_1 gene encoding alanyl-tRNA synthetase, translating into MEEQRRRSQDAHETIDLTVQGSLDQLAEHIHPTEFLGYTLLTSDAKVEAVLVNGKPVETAEAGIEIQVILNKTPFYAESGGQIGDRGYLSYGDTVIQIEDVKKESNIFIHFGRIERGIVTPGMTLTAQIDRACRRRAQANHTATHLLQSALKLIVDPSISQAGSLVDFERLRFDFNSPKGLTSEELQQIEDQVNSWITEAHPAVIAEMAIEAAKAKGAIAMFGEKYSDIVRVVDYSGVSMELCGGIHVSNTAEIGLFKIISETGIASGIRRIEAVAGQSVLDYLKVRDTVVKELGDRFKAKPEELPERITNLQQELKATQKQLEAVKAELAIANSQQLLTTAETIGEFKLIVAELHDADAESLKTAAERLQQKLGESAVVLGSATTDGKVNFVVAFSKTVNNKGLQAGKFIGGIAKICGGGGGGRPNLAQAGGRDATQLKAALESAKIQLVDGLK
- a CDS encoding RNA-binding protein translates to MSVRLYIGNLPKELERKELQDVFAEEGDTVSAKVITDRKTGKCRGFGFVTVQTDEVADQIVEKYNGVMFRENALKIEKALPRKKGKGDGVGEGENGGEDDQPQQQQQPVQQPIKSSGNMPKSGGSGKNRNKKSKHSSGGQTSTSRTSGDDSFQPDPRWANELEKLKQILAAQAANP